Proteins encoded by one window of Paraburkholderia terrae:
- a CDS encoding TRAFs-binding domain-containing protein, with amino-acid sequence MPRPLCFVIMPYGRKPTQADPARGPGEIDFNALWDRAYVPVIESLGYDAVRADQDTGAMIITQMLERIYYADLVLADMTIANGNVYYEVGIRHAAKPTGCVLLAADWSQPLFDVAQLRTVRYPLANGDVDDATAQRIRDTIVSRIKVLTDGQSPMFEAIKGFPSSPEPALASTMKQRMAELAAFQSTVRGVRLLPKPQRMARAQELVKKHGVPPLMASVAFALLLLLRDSVEVPDDWNKLLAFIDALPEEFRQQPEVQSQRAFTVSQAGDVREAIEQLEVVLETAGPSTERLGLLGGRYKRLYRDTVEPFQKRQFLDRAIDCYERGMDLDLNDYYCSSNLPRLYRARNGKDDLKHAHVISAVVNAACERALRRGVTDEWLRPTWLAAAFDDGDADLAEDLAEKVAAEGVTRWKIESVLADLRASAQLVLDESRRARLIGVADKLAEQSGSEGKTG; translated from the coding sequence ATGCCACGACCTCTTTGCTTCGTCATCATGCCCTACGGCCGCAAGCCGACGCAGGCGGATCCCGCGCGCGGCCCCGGCGAGATCGATTTCAATGCGCTGTGGGACCGCGCGTATGTGCCCGTCATCGAGTCCCTGGGCTATGACGCCGTTCGCGCAGATCAGGACACGGGCGCAATGATCATCACGCAGATGCTCGAGCGCATCTACTACGCGGACCTCGTGCTCGCCGACATGACCATCGCGAACGGCAACGTCTACTACGAGGTCGGCATCCGCCACGCGGCGAAGCCCACCGGCTGCGTACTGCTCGCGGCGGATTGGTCGCAGCCGCTCTTCGACGTGGCGCAATTGCGCACGGTGCGCTATCCGCTTGCGAACGGCGACGTCGACGATGCGACCGCGCAGCGCATTCGTGACACGATCGTGTCCCGCATCAAGGTGCTCACGGATGGGCAGTCGCCGATGTTCGAAGCCATCAAGGGGTTTCCTTCGTCGCCGGAGCCGGCCCTCGCGTCCACAATGAAGCAACGCATGGCGGAACTCGCCGCCTTTCAGTCCACTGTGCGGGGCGTACGTCTGCTGCCCAAGCCGCAGCGCATGGCGCGAGCACAGGAACTCGTCAAGAAGCACGGCGTGCCGCCCTTGATGGCGAGCGTCGCGTTTGCGTTGCTGCTGCTTCTGCGTGATTCAGTTGAGGTTCCCGACGACTGGAACAAGCTGCTCGCCTTCATCGACGCACTGCCAGAGGAATTCCGTCAGCAGCCCGAGGTGCAGTCGCAGCGCGCATTCACCGTGTCGCAGGCGGGGGACGTGCGCGAAGCGATCGAGCAACTCGAGGTCGTGCTGGAGACGGCGGGTCCGTCGACCGAGCGCCTTGGGCTGCTGGGCGGCAGATACAAGCGGCTCTACCGCGATACAGTGGAGCCGTTCCAGAAGCGGCAATTTCTTGACCGGGCGATCGATTGCTACGAGCGTGGCATGGACCTCGATCTCAACGATTACTACTGCTCGTCGAATCTGCCGCGCTTGTATCGCGCGCGCAATGGCAAGGATGATCTGAAGCACGCGCATGTGATCTCGGCTGTCGTGAACGCCGCATGCGAGCGCGCACTACGGCGTGGCGTGACGGACGAATGGCTGCGCCCAACGTGGCTGGCGGCTGCCTTTGACGACGGCGATGCAGATCTCGCGGAGGATCTTGCGGAAAAGGTGGCGGCCGAAGGCGTGACGCGCTGGAAAATCGAAAGCGTATTGGCCGATCTTCGCGCGAGTGCTCAACTCGTACTGGACGAATCCCGGCGGGCACGGCTTATCGGCGTGGCCGACAAGCTGGCGGAGCAATCGGGCAGCGAGGGTAAGACGGGGTAA